A section of the Lujinxingia vulgaris genome encodes:
- the recD gene encoding exodeoxyribonuclease V subunit alpha, which translates to MTQLDLLGEGAGEQAQDGAEDRVVSGARGVFARSFRVDASLLSARDVSSLADHLNEQGISQARFNLALNLVSMQRDLSATEHRALLMVVLASMLAQSMGSTYMPIDEDGGEYLKVTLGQLLPQPVPAGWEIDGLIDAFHTLRRERRAGQILGQPGEFKPLIEEGGRLYHQRMLLHEERLAEAIERMLMRPDRDYEGARVRAEFKDVIEAHPVTYEVDGVAHPIKPGAEQQLAALTALYAPLTLITGGPGTGKTTIVVTILRLAARLGLDLADVALAAPTGKAANRMAESIRGQLEGVHEPTDLDHRLLTDLPAPATLHRLLGYSPRTGTFRHNRNHRLSAKLVVVDEASMIDLFMMEALAQALGDDAQLVLLGDREQLPSVDTGAVLRDLLPEVPATDQPWRELAIDPMAAQPGKGRTARNAVRLTKSHRMREDDPSGSAILKVAQAVGNGFKGLPADKLPSEIKRVKEDVSLASWQGVELWTPPSRGGDTDEKPTADLKAFVAAWFKTHIGSERCKKLSSRKYTRQADGTFDEASQAALKELMAHYARARVLTLTRVFATGSESLNRQFHRAFGQFRGSKKAEAKEGAGDNQTRYVHYVGEPVMMLRNDYERDLFNGDQGVVVWVKDSNENSGKKPELYAVFERGERMVAYPAGELRDDLVHAYAMTVHKSQGSEFRHIAVVLPTQDMPLLTRELLYTGITRASKGVLLVGSEELLRVGSEREARRFSGVGGRLG; encoded by the coding sequence ATGACACAGCTGGATCTGTTGGGAGAGGGCGCTGGCGAGCAGGCGCAGGATGGCGCCGAAGATCGCGTCGTAAGCGGGGCGCGCGGGGTTTTTGCCCGCTCGTTTCGCGTCGATGCCAGCCTGCTCAGCGCCCGCGACGTCTCGTCGCTCGCTGACCACTTAAATGAGCAGGGGATCTCGCAGGCGCGCTTTAATCTGGCGCTGAACCTGGTGTCGATGCAGCGCGACCTGAGCGCCACCGAGCACCGCGCGCTCCTGATGGTTGTGCTCGCCAGCATGCTCGCGCAGTCGATGGGGAGCACGTACATGCCCATCGATGAGGATGGCGGGGAGTATTTAAAGGTGACCCTGGGTCAGCTTTTGCCGCAGCCGGTGCCCGCGGGTTGGGAGATCGATGGGCTGATCGACGCCTTCCACACGCTGCGTCGCGAGCGGCGCGCCGGGCAGATCCTCGGTCAGCCCGGGGAGTTTAAGCCGCTGATCGAGGAGGGCGGCAGGCTCTACCACCAGCGCATGCTCCTGCACGAGGAGCGGCTGGCCGAGGCCATCGAGCGGATGTTGATGCGCCCCGACCGCGATTATGAGGGCGCCAGAGTGCGCGCGGAGTTCAAAGACGTGATCGAGGCGCACCCGGTCACCTACGAGGTCGACGGGGTCGCTCACCCGATTAAACCCGGCGCCGAGCAGCAGCTTGCGGCGCTGACCGCGCTCTACGCCCCGCTCACACTCATCACCGGCGGTCCGGGCACGGGCAAGACCACCATCGTCGTGACGATCCTGCGCCTGGCCGCGCGCCTGGGGCTCGACCTGGCCGATGTTGCGCTGGCCGCGCCCACCGGCAAGGCCGCAAACCGCATGGCGGAGTCGATCCGCGGGCAGCTCGAAGGGGTGCACGAGCCCACCGACCTCGATCATCGCCTCCTCACCGACCTCCCCGCCCCCGCCACGCTTCACCGCCTGCTCGGCTACTCGCCGCGCACCGGCACCTTTCGGCACAACCGCAACCACCGCCTGAGCGCGAAGCTCGTGGTGGTGGATGAAGCCTCGATGATCGACCTCTTTATGATGGAGGCGTTGGCGCAGGCGCTCGGCGATGATGCGCAGCTGGTGCTCCTGGGCGACCGCGAGCAGCTTCCTTCGGTCGATACCGGCGCGGTGCTGCGCGATCTGCTGCCCGAGGTTCCCGCCACAGACCAGCCCTGGCGCGAGCTCGCCATCGACCCGATGGCCGCCCAACCCGGAAAAGGCCGCACCGCCCGCAACGCCGTGCGTCTGACGAAAAGTCACCGCATGCGCGAAGACGACCCCTCCGGCAGCGCGATCCTGAAGGTCGCTCAGGCGGTGGGCAACGGGTTTAAAGGTCTGCCCGCCGACAAACTTCCCTCGGAGATCAAGCGCGTGAAAGAAGACGTGAGCCTGGCGAGCTGGCAGGGTGTCGAGCTCTGGACCCCGCCGTCTCGCGGCGGCGACACCGACGAGAAGCCGACGGCCGACCTCAAAGCCTTTGTGGCCGCCTGGTTCAAGACCCACATCGGCAGCGAGCGCTGCAAAAAGCTCAGCTCCCGCAAATACACGCGCCAGGCCGACGGCACGTTTGACGAGGCGTCGCAGGCGGCGCTCAAAGAGCTGATGGCCCACTACGCCCGCGCCCGCGTGCTCACCCTGACCCGCGTCTTTGCCACCGGCTCCGAGTCGCTCAACCGCCAGTTCCACCGCGCCTTTGGCCAGTTCCGCGGCTCCAAAAAAGCCGAAGCGAAGGAGGGCGCCGGCGACAACCAAACCCGCTACGTCCATTACGTCGGCGAGCCGGTGATGATGCTGCGCAACGACTACGAGCGCGATCTTTTCAACGGGGACCAGGGCGTCGTCGTCTGGGTCAAAGACTCCAACGAAAACTCGGGCAAAAAGCCCGAACTCTACGCCGTCTTCGAGCGCGGCGAACGCATGGTCGCCTACCCCGCTGGCGAGCTCCGCGACGACCTCGTGCACGCCTACGCGATGACCGTCCACAAGAGCCAGGGCTCGGAGTTCCGCCACATCGCGGTGGTGCTCCCGACACAGGACATGCCGCTTTTGACGCGCGAGCTGCTCTACACGGGCATCACGCGGGCGAGTAAGGGCGTGCTGCTGGTGGGGTCGGAGGAGCTGCTCCGCGTGGGGTCGGAGCGCGAGGCGCGGAGGTTCTCGGGGGTGGGGGGGCGGTTGGGGTGA
- a CDS encoding type II toxin-antitoxin system Phd/YefM family antitoxin encodes MTNQLSLTELRQNLTENLNRVSERGERLILHRNGKPSAALISCEDLALLEALEDQLDIKAALKARKEGGRVKWTDLKTELGLDDE; translated from the coding sequence ATGACCAACCAGCTATCCCTCACCGAACTGCGCCAGAACCTCACAGAAAACCTCAACCGAGTTTCTGAACGGGGAGAAAGGCTAATCCTCCACCGCAACGGGAAGCCCTCCGCAGCCCTGATCTCCTGCGAAGACCTCGCGTTGCTGGAAGCGCTCGAAGACCAGCTCGACATCAAGGCCGCGCTTAAAGCCCGCAAAGAAGGCGGGCGAGTCAAATGGACCGACCTCAAGACCGAGCTCGGCCTGGACGACGAGTAA
- a CDS encoding CvfB family protein — MNIGQHNILTVISKGSDGYVLEGAGARERVTLPRRDAGEELEIGEHVRVFVYLDSEDEPVATTREPKATVGQCAWLRVKEVNRIGAFLEWGPGKDLFVPFAEQVGRMKEGRFYVVYLYLDNTGRIAASQKIDAFLSTEGRGFREGDEVELLLWERSDLGFKAVVDHTHLGMLFERQMLGDLRPGQSMRGYILEVRPDGKLNLSLQRHTPAARDALQTAILDHLRDNGGVSTLTDKSSPDAIFKAFGVSKKNFKKALGGLYREKVVVIGDGEVRLAPTAPERR, encoded by the coding sequence ATGAACATCGGCCAACACAACATCCTCACCGTCATCTCCAAGGGCTCCGACGGCTACGTCCTCGAAGGTGCCGGCGCCAGAGAACGCGTCACCCTGCCGCGCCGTGACGCCGGCGAGGAGCTGGAGATCGGGGAGCATGTGCGGGTGTTTGTGTATTTGGATTCTGAGGATGAGCCGGTGGCGACGACGCGGGAGCCGAAGGCGACCGTGGGGCAGTGCGCGTGGCTGCGGGTCAAGGAGGTCAACCGCATCGGGGCGTTTCTGGAGTGGGGGCCGGGCAAGGATCTTTTTGTGCCCTTTGCCGAGCAGGTCGGGCGGATGAAGGAGGGGCGTTTCTACGTGGTCTATCTTTATCTCGACAACACCGGGCGGATTGCGGCCTCGCAGAAGATCGACGCCTTTTTGTCGACCGAGGGACGCGGATTTCGGGAGGGCGATGAGGTGGAGCTGTTGCTGTGGGAGCGCAGCGACCTGGGGTTTAAGGCGGTGGTCGACCACACGCACCTGGGGATGCTCTTTGAGCGACAGATGCTGGGCGACCTGAGGCCCGGGCAGTCGATGCGCGGCTACATTCTGGAGGTGCGCCCCGATGGGAAGCTCAACCTCAGCCTGCAGCGCCATACGCCCGCGGCGCGCGACGCGTTGCAGACGGCGATCCTCGACCATCTGCGCGACAACGGGGGCGTCTCCACCCTCACCGACAAGAGCTCGCCGGACGCCATATTTAAGGCGTTTGGGGTGAGTAAGAAGAATTTCAAAAAGGCGCTTGGGGGGCTGTATCGGGAGAAGGTGGTTGTTATCGGCGATGGCGAAGTCCGCCTGGCGCCGACCGCACCAGAACGACGCTGA
- a CDS encoding pentapeptide repeat-containing protein, whose product MKNSKILLTTLAATTIACATPAPSSTDPKSASPPAEPPTLAVAEERQAFEGALVDYLRVLTPGESPMEEESHAIFMDEKGPGLRRLIADAEDLFTAAKGDREVFGWHLYRKIQASLNFYCIFPLAVYPEGIPQEAQDEMRESNSASALSGIERHISKFEPFIAEASPSWRVYLQNALQLISTENTSAVEICENTRHLWHPDEFHPFTELVSPEPPTYVDDPDALLARLNPRVPPLTDEEALASPGVVGSQMLTEEALEAMRESDEIFLVFLGGSGCNPSENFARWAAPVFEEHGLIERTYVVSFRHPSTAILQSIYGARLATPTLIALKRGVPVDYRVGGFQEDNIDRYGPNFLIQNGFIDDDVTLERDFREMSADEIRLWLKRSKGVSVFTNLSGVDLQEIAFPHANFSGSILRDADLRGAALPHVNFAHADLTGANLEGADVEGAIWHGATCPDGSMSEEHGGTCEGTW is encoded by the coding sequence ATGAAGAACTCAAAAATCCTCCTCACCACACTCGCCGCCACCACCATCGCCTGCGCCACCCCCGCGCCGTCCAGCACCGACCCGAAGAGCGCGTCGCCGCCGGCCGAGCCACCCACGCTCGCGGTCGCTGAAGAGCGCCAGGCCTTTGAAGGCGCGCTTGTCGACTACCTGCGCGTGCTCACCCCCGGCGAGTCCCCGATGGAGGAGGAGAGCCATGCTATCTTTATGGATGAAAAGGGCCCCGGCCTGCGGCGATTGATCGCCGATGCCGAAGACCTCTTCACCGCGGCTAAAGGCGATCGCGAGGTCTTCGGCTGGCATCTTTACCGAAAGATTCAGGCCTCCCTGAATTTCTATTGTATCTTCCCCCTGGCGGTGTATCCCGAAGGCATCCCGCAGGAAGCGCAAGATGAAATGCGAGAGAGCAACAGCGCAAGCGCGCTTAGCGGCATAGAGCGTCATATCTCTAAATTTGAACCTTTCATCGCCGAAGCATCCCCCTCCTGGCGAGTCTACCTTCAAAACGCGCTTCAACTTATATCGACCGAAAACACCTCTGCCGTCGAGATCTGCGAAAACACTCGCCACCTCTGGCACCCCGATGAATTTCACCCCTTCACCGAGCTCGTAAGCCCCGAGCCACCCACCTACGTCGACGACCCGGACGCCCTGCTCGCCAGGCTCAACCCCAGAGTGCCGCCCCTCACCGACGAAGAGGCCCTGGCGTCCCCGGGCGTCGTGGGCTCGCAGATGCTCACCGAAGAGGCCCTTGAGGCCATGCGCGAGAGCGACGAGATCTTTTTAGTTTTCCTGGGCGGCTCCGGGTGTAACCCCTCAGAAAACTTCGCCCGCTGGGCGGCGCCGGTCTTCGAGGAGCACGGGCTGATCGAGCGCACCTATGTGGTCTCGTTCAGGCACCCGTCGACGGCGATCTTGCAGTCGATTTACGGCGCTCGACTGGCGACGCCCACGCTGATCGCGCTCAAACGCGGCGTCCCGGTGGATTACCGAGTCGGTGGATTTCAGGAGGACAACATCGACCGCTACGGCCCAAACTTTCTCATTCAGAACGGCTTTATCGATGACGACGTCACGCTCGAGAGAGATTTTCGCGAGATGAGCGCCGACGAGATTCGCCTCTGGCTCAAGCGCAGCAAGGGCGTGAGCGTCTTTACAAACCTCAGCGGCGTCGATCTGCAAGAGATCGCGTTTCCACACGCCAACTTCTCGGGCTCCATCCTGCGCGACGCGGACCTGCGGGGCGCCGCCCTCCCCCACGTCAACTTCGCCCACGCCGACCTTACCGGCGCAAACCTTGAGGGCGCCGACGTCGAAGGCGCGATCTGGCATGGCGCGACCTGCCCCGATGGCTCGATGAGCGAGGAACATGGTGGGACGTGTGAGGGGACGTGGTGA
- a CDS encoding helix-turn-helix domain-containing protein, with translation MPNALVELVRSAESWLMIVSPYFDPWRHLRDALVDAREAGVKIKFLIREEQMREKRVIRHFRELELKPLALKRLHAKIYISDKQALLTSMNLLSGSRESVEFGLCIDRQRHPELYDGVFHQALNLFKKSEFVELPSPKPKGVPVQKAAPVQKTAPVQKTAPVKTWTPPAKAVASVSAPTQNAAKKMSASGSKADEAAIQRLSKTEAESYRLWRAKHSVHRVAKERQLKESTIRTHLAAAIEVGLIPVEHVVTEKQRNIIAEAVGKVGPNAGKGAIVKTSRGPVCYGEVACVLAGMKAPSAPGRR, from the coding sequence GTGCCCAACGCCCTGGTGGAGCTGGTGCGCTCGGCGGAGAGCTGGCTGATGATCGTTTCGCCCTACTTCGATCCCTGGCGCCACCTGCGCGACGCGCTGGTGGATGCGCGGGAGGCCGGGGTGAAGATCAAGTTTCTGATCCGCGAGGAGCAGATGCGGGAGAAACGAGTCATCCGCCATTTTCGGGAACTGGAGCTCAAGCCCCTGGCGCTGAAAAGGCTGCACGCCAAGATTTACATCAGCGATAAGCAGGCGCTGCTCACGTCGATGAATCTATTGTCGGGCAGCCGCGAGAGCGTGGAGTTCGGGCTCTGCATCGATCGACAGAGGCACCCGGAGCTCTACGACGGGGTGTTTCACCAGGCGCTCAACCTGTTCAAAAAGTCGGAGTTCGTGGAGCTTCCGTCGCCGAAGCCAAAGGGTGTGCCGGTGCAGAAGGCCGCGCCCGTGCAGAAGACCGCGCCCGTGCAGAAGACCGCGCCCGTGAAGACGTGGACACCCCCGGCGAAGGCTGTGGCGAGTGTGAGCGCGCCGACGCAAAACGCGGCGAAGAAGATGTCTGCGAGCGGCAGTAAGGCCGACGAGGCGGCGATTCAACGCCTCTCTAAAACTGAAGCCGAGAGCTACCGGTTGTGGCGTGCGAAACACTCCGTCCACAGGGTCGCAAAGGAGCGCCAGCTCAAGGAGAGCACGATCCGCACGCACCTGGCCGCCGCCATCGAGGTGGGCCTGATTCCCGTCGAGCACGTTGTTACCGAGAAGCAACGCAACATCATCGCGGAGGCCGTCGGCAAGGTGGGACCGAACGCGGGGAAGGGGGCGATCGTCAAAACGAGTCGGGGGCCGGTGTGTTACGGGGAGGTAGCGTGCGTGTTGGCAGGGATGAAGGCGCCAAGCGCCCCAGGACGACGCTGA
- a CDS encoding RES family NAD+ phosphorylase produces MEELQNIGPDIYEFFEGESLLRIYSRGGDYPCEWDSYRRFGPVNARFDHHPEPSQVHPEHGIYYAALELSTCLAETFQDTRTISLSRRAPWLAVFAPTRALRLLDLTGSWPTRAGASMKINTGPRPITRAWSRQFYEAFPEIDGLYYPSSMYANQPCIALYERAEAAMPTEPQFIRALNQPELLGDVKRSAMAIGYRVVP; encoded by the coding sequence GTGGAGGAGTTGCAAAACATCGGCCCCGATATCTACGAGTTCTTTGAAGGGGAGAGTCTGCTGCGAATCTACTCGCGGGGAGGCGACTATCCCTGTGAGTGGGACAGCTATCGAAGGTTTGGGCCCGTGAACGCACGCTTTGATCACCATCCCGAACCATCACAGGTGCATCCGGAACATGGGATCTACTATGCTGCTCTGGAGCTTTCGACCTGCCTCGCCGAGACCTTTCAAGACACGCGCACGATCTCTTTGAGCCGCCGGGCGCCGTGGCTTGCCGTGTTTGCGCCCACGCGGGCGCTTCGCCTTCTCGACCTCACCGGAAGCTGGCCCACGCGCGCTGGCGCCTCCATGAAGATCAACACCGGGCCTCGTCCGATAACGCGCGCATGGTCACGTCAGTTCTATGAGGCGTTCCCCGAGATTGATGGGCTTTATTACCCCTCGTCGATGTACGCGAACCAGCCCTGCATTGCGCTCTATGAGCGGGCTGAAGCAGCGATGCCAACGGAGCCGCAGTTTATACGGGCGCTCAATCAGCCTGAGCTCCTTGGCGATGTAAAACGAAGTGCTATGGCGATTGGTTATCGAGTTGTCCCTTGA
- a CDS encoding HigA family addiction module antitoxin: MQARSPTRPRKPTTPGEILLEEFLKPAGISQSAFARHLGCDVKTINRLVRGHTSLDVGMARRIAAAVNTSAQFWLNLQRAVDLYELEQGGEELPEVLEAFKAEAG, from the coding sequence ATGCAAGCACGTTCCCCAACCCGCCCCCGCAAACCCACCACCCCCGGCGAAATCCTGCTCGAAGAGTTCTTGAAGCCGGCGGGCATCTCCCAGAGCGCGTTTGCGCGCCACCTGGGGTGCGACGTGAAGACGATCAACCGCCTGGTGCGCGGCCATACCTCGCTGGACGTGGGGATGGCGCGGCGTATTGCGGCCGCCGTGAACACCTCGGCGCAGTTCTGGCTGAATCTGCAGCGGGCCGTTGATCTTTATGAGCTGGAGCAGGGCGGGGAGGAGCTGCCGGAGGTGCTCGAGGCGTTTAAGGCTGAGGCGGGTTGA
- a CDS encoding fibrinogen-like YCDxxxxGGGW domain-containing protein: protein MVVRPPTLKRALFATLILTALTALSACGDNADTTPTETLRDDGASCELDDQCESDFCLPEDGICAQPSCGDGVIHEGEDCDDAGESETCNADCSAASCGDGTLNASAGEDCDDAGESETCNTDCSAASCGDGILNASAGEACDDGNDDNTDACTNACALPACGDGFVQPGEGCDDGNDIDDDACTNACALPTCGDGVLHEGEECDDGNDVDTDACLSTCVVATCGDGIIEEGVEACDDGNDIDDDACTNACALPTCDDGILNQDESDTDCGGPNCTACEDGASCTSGDDCTSGHCAYGRSCAPNPVSCLDLLLGGTTTSGVYSIDPNEDGTLEDVYCDMDTDGGGWTLVASTFQTLLRDEASAYYADLSTLDPASGQTGIWSGLRALVDTTGDMRFTCKVDAAASQGPTFDVDLSFYDVSWYQTLTTGSHADSCFEENQGAGYTGPWNRRNNLTGDFKSNLDEYASGFMEGEDRCDADTDFTVDFNDRGMDSNQTDGTDWGSDDGRAKCGSTENMENGAWHIWSRETTCFDGRQSGDESDTDCGGSCATSCQSGASCRVDDDCASSDCYLGVCQPDLCSNGVQDADESDLDCGGSCAPCSTGEQCASDADCGGYTCDADNTCDIPTSCLDALTDTPGLPDGTYLIDPDGEGPLKSLEAYCDMTSDGGGYTFLKIKTDTNVYASDAEALCAEHGLQLHIPRSQAHLTATLTLARAANIGPDANIHYARIFGIYPDVDGATCIRTPFNSSSADCNWSASDGGPFFIGTRANIAEPNGDNTTAGSMTYAWFPDGTVEGYNDLPGPGASSDRFMCQVGDKLP from the coding sequence ATGGTCGTACGCCCTCCCACCCTGAAGCGCGCGCTCTTCGCCACACTCATCCTGACCGCTCTCACCGCCCTGAGCGCCTGCGGCGATAACGCCGACACCACGCCCACCGAAACCCTTCGCGACGATGGCGCTTCCTGCGAGCTGGACGATCAATGCGAAAGCGACTTCTGCCTCCCGGAAGACGGCATCTGCGCTCAGCCCTCCTGCGGCGACGGCGTGATTCACGAGGGTGAGGACTGCGACGACGCAGGCGAATCGGAAACCTGCAACGCGGACTGCTCCGCGGCCTCCTGCGGCGATGGCACCCTCAACGCCTCTGCTGGAGAAGACTGCGACGACGCCGGCGAATCGGAAACCTGCAACACGGACTGCTCTGCGGCCTCCTGCGGCGATGGCATCCTCAACGCCTCTGCTGGAGAAGCCTGCGACGACGGCAACGACGACAACACCGACGCCTGCACAAACGCCTGCGCCCTCCCCGCCTGCGGCGACGGCTTTGTGCAGCCTGGCGAGGGCTGCGACGACGGCAACGACATCGATGACGACGCCTGCACCAACGCCTGCGCTCTGCCCACCTGCGGCGACGGCGTATTGCACGAAGGTGAGGAGTGCGACGACGGCAACGACGTAGACACCGACGCTTGCCTCTCCACCTGCGTGGTCGCCACCTGCGGCGACGGCATCATTGAGGAGGGCGTCGAGGCCTGCGACGACGGCAACGACATCGACGATGACGCCTGCACAAACGCCTGCGCCCTTCCCACCTGCGACGACGGCATCCTCAACCAGGACGAGAGCGACACCGACTGCGGCGGCCCCAACTGCACAGCCTGTGAAGACGGCGCTTCCTGCACCTCCGGCGATGACTGCACCTCCGGCCACTGCGCCTACGGACGAAGCTGCGCCCCCAACCCCGTCTCCTGCCTCGATCTTCTGCTCGGCGGCACCACCACCAGCGGCGTCTACAGCATCGACCCCAACGAAGACGGCACCCTCGAAGACGTCTACTGCGACATGGACACCGACGGCGGCGGCTGGACGCTCGTCGCCTCCACCTTCCAGACCCTACTTCGAGATGAGGCATCCGCCTACTACGCCGACCTGAGCACCCTCGACCCGGCCAGCGGCCAGACCGGCATCTGGAGCGGTCTGCGCGCTCTCGTCGATACCACCGGCGATATGCGCTTTACCTGCAAAGTCGACGCGGCCGCCTCTCAGGGCCCCACCTTCGACGTCGACCTCTCCTTCTACGACGTCTCCTGGTACCAGACCCTCACCACCGGCTCTCACGCCGACTCCTGCTTTGAAGAGAATCAAGGTGCAGGCTACACCGGCCCCTGGAATCGCCGTAACAACCTCACTGGCGACTTCAAGTCCAACCTCGACGAGTACGCATCAGGTTTTATGGAGGGAGAAGACCGCTGTGACGCTGACACAGACTTCACCGTCGACTTTAACGATCGCGGCATGGACTCCAACCAGACCGACGGCACCGACTGGGGCAGCGACGACGGACGCGCCAAATGCGGCTCCACGGAAAACATGGAGAACGGCGCCTGGCATATCTGGAGCCGGGAGACCACCTGCTTCGACGGCCGGCAAAGCGGCGATGAGAGCGACACCGACTGCGGCGGCTCCTGCGCGACCTCCTGCCAGAGCGGGGCGAGCTGCCGCGTGGATGACGACTGTGCCTCCTCCGACTGCTATCTCGGCGTCTGCCAGCCTGACCTCTGCAGCAACGGGGTGCAAGACGCTGACGAGAGCGATCTCGACTGCGGCGGCTCCTGTGCCCCCTGCTCCACTGGCGAGCAATGCGCAAGCGACGCCGACTGCGGCGGCTACACCTGCGACGCCGACAACACCTGCGACATCCCCACAAGCTGCCTCGACGCCCTCACCGACACCCCCGGCCTGCCCGACGGCACCTACCTCATCGACCCCGATGGCGAGGGCCCGCTCAAAAGCCTTGAGGCCTACTGCGATATGACCAGTGATGGCGGCGGCTACACCTTCCTCAAAATCAAGACCGACACCAACGTCTACGCCTCCGACGCCGAGGCCCTCTGCGCCGAGCACGGCCTGCAGCTGCACATCCCCCGCTCCCAGGCCCACCTGACCGCCACCCTCACCCTGGCCCGCGCCGCAAACATCGGCCCCGACGCCAACATCCACTACGCCCGCATCTTCGGCATCTACCCCGACGTCGACGGCGCCACCTGCATCCGCACGCCCTTCAACTCCTCCAGCGCCGACTGCAACTGGAGCGCCAGCGACGGCGGCCCCTTCTTTATCGGCACGCGCGCGAACATCGCCGAGCCCAACGGCGACAACACCACCGCTGGCTCTATGACCTACGCCTGGTTCCCCGACGGCACGGTCGAAGGCTACAACGACCTCCCCGGCCCGGGTGCCTCCTCCGACCGCTTCATGTGTCAGGTCGGCGATAAGCTGCCCTGA